The following are from one region of the Cyanobium gracile PCC 6307 genome:
- the gyrA gene encoding DNA gyrase subunit A, with translation MADPTGPGESTPGDSDGRIIQTDLRNEMSRSYLEYAMSVIVGRALPDARDGLKPVHRRILYAMYELGLTSDRPYRKCARVVGEVLGKYHPHGDTAVYDALVRMAQDFSMRMPLIDGHGNFGSVDNDPPAAMRYTESRLQALTTDSLLEDIEAETVDYIDNFDGSQQEPTVMPARVPHLLLNGSSGIAVGMATNIPPHNLTELIDGLLALIDDPEIEDRALMAIIPGPDFPTGGQILGRRGIRETYTTGRGSITMRGVASIETVEAKGRPDRDAVIITELPYQTNKASLIERIAELVNDKKLEGIADIRDESDRDGMRIVIELRRDAYPQVVLNNLFKLTPLQNNFSAYMLALVKGEPVLLTLSRMLRVFLEFRIETIERRTRYFLRKAEERDHILQGLLLALDQLDPIIALIRAAPDTATARVQLQERHGLSEIQADAILQMQLRRLTALEADKIRLEHDDLVAKIADYKDILGRKERVLGLIREELQVLRTRYDSPRRTEILDLEGGLEDIDLIANERSVVLLTENGYLKRMPVSEFEATSRGTRGKAGTRSQGEEAVKLFISCNDHDALLLFSDRGVVYSIPAYRVPICSRSAKGTPIVQLLPIPREEAITSLLAVSAFDDDVQLVMLTSGGYIKRTRLSAFSNIRSNGLIAISLEDGDALRWVRLALPGDSVLIGSLKGMTIHFRLSDEELRPLGRSARGVRAMNLRPGDELVSMDVLTAELADRVASTAETGLDDEEGDEVAPSEGPWVLVASASGLGKRVPVDQFRLQRRAGMGLRAIKFRRDGDVLVGLKVLGAGEELLLVSERGVIVRMKADAIPQQSRAATGVRLQKLDAGDRLTEVVLVPPAAEEEEEPADAGEATAVASEASPDMGPEATADAAAEQEATDEPTDD, from the coding sequence ATGGCGGATCCAACCGGACCCGGTGAATCCACCCCCGGCGACTCCGACGGACGGATCATCCAGACCGACCTTCGCAACGAGATGTCGCGCTCCTATCTGGAGTATGCGATGAGCGTGATCGTGGGCCGGGCCCTGCCCGATGCCCGCGACGGCCTCAAGCCGGTGCACCGGCGCATCCTTTACGCGATGTACGAGCTCGGTCTGACCAGCGATCGGCCGTACCGGAAATGCGCCCGTGTGGTGGGGGAGGTGCTCGGCAAGTACCACCCCCATGGCGACACGGCCGTCTACGACGCCCTGGTGCGCATGGCCCAGGACTTCTCCATGCGCATGCCCCTGATCGACGGGCACGGCAACTTCGGCTCGGTCGACAACGATCCGCCGGCCGCCATGCGGTACACGGAATCGCGTCTGCAGGCCCTGACCACCGACAGCCTGCTCGAAGACATCGAAGCCGAGACCGTCGACTACATCGACAACTTCGACGGCTCCCAGCAGGAACCCACCGTGATGCCGGCCCGGGTGCCGCATCTGCTGCTCAACGGCTCCTCCGGCATCGCCGTGGGGATGGCCACCAACATCCCCCCCCACAACCTCACCGAGCTGATCGACGGGCTTCTGGCCCTGATCGACGATCCTGAGATCGAGGACCGGGCCCTGATGGCGATCATCCCCGGCCCCGATTTCCCCACCGGGGGCCAGATCCTCGGCCGCCGCGGCATCCGCGAGACCTACACCACCGGCCGCGGTTCGATCACCATGCGCGGCGTGGCCTCCATCGAGACGGTGGAGGCCAAGGGCCGCCCCGATCGGGACGCGGTGATCATCACCGAACTCCCTTACCAGACCAACAAGGCCTCCCTGATCGAGCGCATCGCCGAACTCGTCAACGACAAGAAGCTGGAGGGCATCGCCGACATCCGCGACGAAAGCGATCGCGATGGCATGCGCATCGTGATCGAACTGCGCCGCGATGCCTACCCCCAGGTGGTGCTGAACAACCTGTTCAAGCTCACGCCGCTGCAGAACAACTTCAGCGCCTACATGCTGGCCCTGGTGAAGGGCGAACCGGTGCTGCTGACCCTCAGCAGGATGCTGCGGGTGTTCCTCGAGTTCCGCATCGAGACGATCGAGCGGCGCACCCGCTATTTCCTGCGCAAGGCGGAGGAGCGCGACCACATCCTGCAGGGTCTGCTGCTGGCCCTCGACCAGCTCGATCCGATCATCGCCCTGATCCGGGCCGCCCCCGACACCGCCACCGCCCGGGTCCAGCTGCAGGAACGCCACGGCCTCAGCGAGATCCAGGCCGACGCCATCCTGCAGATGCAGCTGCGGCGCCTCACGGCCCTGGAGGCCGACAAGATCCGCCTGGAGCACGACGACCTCGTCGCCAAGATCGCCGACTACAAGGACATCCTCGGCCGCAAGGAGCGGGTGCTGGGGCTGATCCGGGAGGAGCTCCAGGTGCTCCGCACCCGTTACGACTCCCCCCGCCGCACCGAGATCCTCGACCTCGAGGGCGGGCTGGAGGACATCGACCTGATCGCCAATGAGCGCTCGGTGGTGCTGCTGACCGAGAACGGCTACCTCAAGCGGATGCCGGTGAGCGAGTTCGAGGCCACCAGCCGCGGCACCCGCGGCAAGGCCGGCACCCGCAGCCAGGGCGAGGAGGCGGTAAAGCTGTTCATCAGCTGCAACGACCACGACGCCCTGCTGCTGTTCAGTGACCGGGGGGTGGTGTATTCCATCCCCGCCTACCGGGTGCCGATCTGCAGCCGTTCCGCCAAGGGCACACCGATCGTGCAGCTGCTGCCGATTCCGCGGGAAGAGGCCATCACCTCCCTGCTGGCGGTGAGCGCCTTTGACGACGACGTCCAGCTGGTGATGCTCACCAGCGGCGGCTACATCAAGCGCACCCGTCTGTCGGCCTTCAGCAACATCCGCTCCAACGGCCTGATCGCCATCTCCCTCGAGGATGGCGACGCCCTGCGCTGGGTGCGGCTGGCCCTCCCCGGCGACAGCGTGCTAATCGGCTCCCTCAAGGGGATGACGATCCACTTCCGCCTCAGCGACGAGGAGCTGCGCCCCCTGGGTCGCAGTGCCCGCGGCGTGCGGGCCATGAACCTGCGACCCGGCGACGAACTGGTGAGCATGGATGTGCTCACGGCGGAACTGGCCGACCGTGTCGCCAGCACGGCCGAGACCGGCCTTGACGACGAGGAGGGTGATGAGGTGGCCCCCAGTGAGGGCCCCTGGGTACTGGTGGCCAGCGCCAGCGGCCTCGGCAAGCGGGTGCCGGTGGATCAGTTCCGGCTGCAGCGCCGCGCCGGCATGGGGCTGCGGGCGATCAAGTTCCGCCGCGACGGCGACGTGCTGGTGGGCCTCAAGGTGCTCGGCGCCGGTGAGGAGCTGCTGCTGGTGAGCGAGCGGGGGGTGATCGTGCGCATGAAGGCCGACGCCATTCCCCAGCAGTCCCGGGCGGCTACCGGTGTGCGGCTGCAGAAGCTGGATGCCGGCGATCGCCTCACCGAGGTGGTGCTGGTGCCGCCGGCCGCTGAGGAGGAGGAGGAGCCCGCCGATGCGGGGGAGGCCACTGCGGTGGCCAGCGAAGCCAGCCCGGACATGGGTCCTGAAGCCACGGCGGATGCTGCGGCCGAGCAGGAGGCCACCGACGAGCCCACCGACGACTGA